A genomic stretch from Mastacembelus armatus chromosome 12, fMasArm1.2, whole genome shotgun sequence includes:
- the LOC113124598 gene encoding T-box-containing protein TBX6L-like: MPLSPSAADSYQQDCIRMTLENVDLWRSFHSIGTEMIITKHGRRMFPHCSISLSGLQPLANYVIIMEMVPVDNFKYKWKREQWEVAGKAEPQPPCRTYMHPDSPATGNHWMNQPLSFLKMKLTNNTLDQHGHIILHSMHRYCPRFHVIQADSPYTVRWCPFKTFSFAETTFTAVTAYQNPKITKLKIDHNPFAKGFREGGTHSHSKRCRSNRSPPAKRATQDRKDLCKSPPGLQRLPSTSQLVQVEKNQAATQPSVKGSHFSAWAPEQDPSESLHTEPLDLNEYDYNGEEQMVPASVAYQPYRSVDYTRYPPLPLNDANGAHTLSHPPPLPLTTTEQSVQHGYYHQGNTAPDWSQYPLFSYSCW, from the exons ATGCCCCTGTCCCCATCTGCAGCTGACTCATACCAGCAGGACTGCATCAGGATGACGCTGGAGAATGTAGATCTCTGGAGGTCCTTCCACAGCATTGGAACAGAGATGATTATAACAAAGCATGGAAG gaggaTGTTTCCACACTGCAGCATCAGTCTATCTGGGCTTCAACCATTAGCCAATTATGTCATCATAATGGAGATGGTTCCTGTAGACAACTTCAAATACAAG TGGAAAAGGGAACAGTGGGAGGTCGCCGGGAAGGCAGAGCCCCAGCCACCATGTCGGACATACATGCACCCAGACTCCCCTGCAACTGGAAATCACTGGATGAACCAACCGTTGTCCTTCCTCAAGATGAAACTAACCAACAACACCTTGGATCAGCATGGCCAT ATCATTCTGCACTCCATGCATCGCTATTGCCCAAGGTTTCATGTCATCCAGGCAGACAGTCCGTACACTGTCCGCTGGTGCCCATTCAAGACATTTTCCTTCGCAGAGACAACCTTCACTGCAGTGACCGCTTATCAGAACCCAAAG ATCACCAAATTGAAAATTGACCACAACCCCTTTGCTAAAGGATTCAGGGAGGGTGGGACCCATTCCCACAGTAAAAG GTGTCGTTCAAACAGAAGTCCTCCTGCAAAGAGAGCCACACAGGACAGAAAAGATCTTTGCAAAAGTCCACCAG GCCTGCAGAGGTTGCCCTCCACCTCTCAGTTGGTGCAGGTTGAAAAGAATCAAGCCGCCACACAACCATCAGTGAAAGGGAGTCACTTTTCAGCCTGGGCACCAGAGCAAGACCCATCCGAGAGTTTACACACTGAGCCCCTAGACCTGAATGAGTATGACTACAATGGTGAAGAACAGATGGTGCCTGCATCCGTGGCCTACCAGCCCTACAG ATCTGTGGACTACACCAGATATCCACCACTCCCTCTCAATGATGCAAATGGAGCACACACTCTCAGCCACCCCCCACCTCTTCCACTCACTACAACTGAACAAAGCGTCCAACATGGGTACTACCACCAAGGCAACACAGCCCCAGACTGGAGCCAGTACCCACTCTTCTCCTACTCTTGTTGGTGA